A region from the Salmo trutta chromosome 40, fSalTru1.1, whole genome shotgun sequence genome encodes:
- the LOC115179988 gene encoding LOW QUALITY PROTEIN: hematopoietic lineage cell-specific protein-like (The sequence of the model RefSeq protein was modified relative to this genomic sequence to represent the inferred CDS: inserted 2 bases in 1 codon), whose translation MWKSVVGHNVSLKVAEGDDWETDPDFENDVSEQEQRWGAKTIEGSGRKEHISVSELRQKVSQEHEVGKQKERAEAPKASYGYGGKFGVEKDRMDKGAVGHGYVAQVEQHSSQTDAKRGFGGKFGVQKDRVDKSAMGFEYKGEVEQHTSQKDYSKGFGGKFGVEKEKVDKAALGYDYKGETEKHQSQKDYSKGFGGKFGVEKEKVDKAALGYDYKGETEKHESQKDYAKGFGGRYGVQTDRMDKSAVAFTDMESPTSAYEKTLPLEASSAGAGNLKARFENLARSSDEENRKRAEEERARRQAREKREQEEARRRQQEQNSREEEAEQHQPPPVEEQRPPPVEEQRPPPIEEQRPPPVEEQRPPPVEETNRKPQPPQLPTARALPQLPRDEPEPVEEEEEPVYDQPPCLPPRSSDLLEAEPPQEQTPSEPEQEDEGEYXSPVPFPEPDPAVDNDYEDLTCGQTAVAIYDYQGEADDEISFNPDDVITNIEMVDEGWWKGQCHGRFGLFPATFVKMM comes from the exons ATGTGGAAGTCAGTGGTGGGACACAACGTGAGCTTAAAGGTTGCAGAGGGGGATGACTGGGAGACCGACCCTGACTTTGAG AATGATGTGTCAGAACAGGAACAGAGATGGGGGGCCAAGACCATTGAGGGGTCTGGTCGAAAAGAACACATCAG TGTATCAGAGCTGAGACAGAAGGTGTCCCAGGAGCATGAGGTGGGGAAGCAGAAGGAGCGAGCGGAGGCTCCCAAGGCCTCTTACGGTTACGGAGGGAAGTTTGGAGTGGAGAAAGACCGCATGGACAAG GGGGCAGTGGGGCATGGCTACGTGGCGCAGGTGGAGCAGCACTCATCCCAGACCGATGCAAAGAGAGGATTCGGGGGGAAATTTGGAGTGCAGAAAGACCGTGTGGATAAG TCTGCCATGGGTTTTGAATACAAGGGAGAGGTGGAGCAGCATACATCTCAGAAAG ACTATTCAAAGGGGTTTGGAGGGAAGTTTGGGGTGGAGAAGGAGAAAGTGGACAAGGCTGCCTTAGGTTACGACTACAAGGGAGAGACTGAGAAGCACCAGTCTCAGAAAG ACTATTCAAAGGGTTTTGGAGGGAAGTTTGGGGTGGAGAAGGAGAAAGTGGACAAGGCTGCTTTAGGTTACGACTacaagggagagacagagaagcatGAGTCACAGAAAG ACTATGCCAAGGGCTTTGGGGGACGCTATGGAGTCCAGACAGACCGCATGGATAAA AGTGCAGTGGCCTTCACAGACATGGAATCCCCTACCTCAGCCTATGAGAAGACACTACCATTGGAGGCAT caAGTGCAGGGGCAGGCAACCTGAAGGCTCGCTTTGAGAACTTGGCTCGGTCATCAGACGAGGAGAACAGAAAGCGAGCGGAGGAGGAGAGAGCCAGGAGACAggctagagagaagagagagcaggaggaggcaCGACGCAGACAACAG GAACAGAACAGCAGGGAGGAGGAAGCAGAGCAGCATCAGCCTCCACCTGTTGAAGAGCAGAGACCTCCACCTGTTGAAGAGCAGAGACCTCCACCTATTGAAGAGCAGAGACCTCCACCTGTTGAAGAGCAGAGACCTCCACCTGTTGAAGAGACCAACAGGAAGCCCCAACCACCACAGCTGCCCACTGCCAGGGCATTGCCTCAGTTACCAAGAGATGAACCTGAGCCAGTG gaggaagaggaggagccagTCTATGACCAGCCCCCGTGCCTGCCCCCACGGTCAAGTGACCTGCTGGAGGCGGAGCCACCTCAGGAGCAGACCCCATCAGAACCAGagcaggaggatgagggagagta CTCACCAGTACCTTTCCCAGAACCTGATCCAG CTGTGGATAATGACTATGAGGACCTGACATGCGGTCAGACAGCAGTGGCCATTTATGACTACCAGGGAG AGGCAGATGATGAGATCTCCTTCAACCCGGATGATGTCATCACCAACATAGAGATGGTGGACGAAGGCTGGTGGAAGGGACAGTGTCACGGACGCTTTGGACTTTTCCCTGCTACGTTCGTGAAAATGATGTAG
- the llph gene encoding protein LLP homolog, with product MAKSLRSKWKRKMRAVKRAKNAPKELARLKQALAHGGTGEISMNDIQDIATVVPAGKIKEKKVDVDMEGEEVDDGKMDMDSKRSKTTQLDEHGQYPTWMSQRQAKKLKGKRMTKKSGGKANKKKKGIAW from the exons ATGGCCAAAAGTCTGCGAAGCAAATGGAAGCGGAAGATGCGTGCTGTGAAGAGAGCGAAGAACGCCCCTAAGGAACTGGCTCGGCTGAAGCAAGCCTTGGCCCACGGTGGCACAGGAGAGATCTCCATGAATGACATTCAGGACATAGCTACAGTGGTGCCAGCTGGCAAGATAAAGGAGAAGAAAGTGGATGTagacatggagggagaggaagtcgatg ATGGAAAGATGGACATGGACAGCAAGCGCAGTAAGACGACCCAATTGGACGAGCACGGACAGTACCCAACATGGATGAGCCAACGACAGGCCAAGAAACTGAAAGGCAAACGCATGACTAAGAAATCGGGAGGAAAGGCCAACAAAAAAAAGAAGGGCATTGCCTGGTAG
- the golgb1 gene encoding golgin subfamily B member 1 isoform X2: protein MRSRCQVLEMLQGELNNADQQKQILTAQFRHMEQELAEAGRQREEERQQWAGWSSQAQAELVALRANLEASERDRAAQLANLETSERDRSTQMEELTVKLEWAAREREEVTNREVARLEKELAALREEHGEGQRAGQALAELLTGLRSLAGEGAEEDSSVPTDLALCLGTLEARLERLRVEQRESEERCTQVTHSMETLQEQLDKRTAEGEEAVARIQQLEQQIGMAARESLVQCVTDPSVEEVTDADKAQILALEQQLLEKDHELTALRESLVLAEEQGSNDAFKVSADQILDQSEDTAMAPCDSPTVLPDLLEDTREEDTTLVAEDCAILSVSADNESSPELIEPQSDSPGESKGASSDEMVTSSDSEVAHSSWTLLEAVNQDEGQQSPPILQGFGQLQMQSWEENSSEQETSTVQVESSSVIIRETVQVHLSQQGATLSDFAPGQVFAQALADELQNRYSELMAELQRLREAASESQERTQGLEEEIRSLAAAKDEAESQAQRFEEELQSARSEMDTVAQHSGSELERQSMEMHLLEEQLASLQTEGHSKEQKIQALQADLDEAQRSLSEQEGQARMLSAQLEEWEITTSELEQKLQDMEARLLEFSQARDMAKAVLSERDTEINELLLRITQKEQEMMELSNGMSAKLLLTSEEKFLMSTEVKKLKEQIIELEKAGEKEKATGESHVEDGDELTSLRKDKEDLTTQVTTIKKRLQAALVQRKELMKKVAEFEKDADQRKGQVGKATEEAPASVPALEKDRKQEVMAIETTFEDFRQALKSKEEAMEVLEQKISQQDQVLEETLEMNRRLSEGAEQTPEADTSAEITGLQSQVASLESDCETLQKKLQEAQDSRKDTIFKAKEKDRHHREQLKQQKEEYNGLLERLEEQIGERDGLLTRLSELEELQAQKEVSTEKEVHAELEANAAVEKIEKPASGDWVQEDWVEFAAPENEAQQQQGDNPITSAEEPSQLLSADIEALLQALKEEVQAEKASCTELEGQLQESQASLSLRESELLVLGKELQALREKESQIEHVYEELEALREKCLQAQTYAEAVKAELEAAAKGAASDSAESTIATLQTEVEEFKQFLSNKNDEIMELSQQLGEQSSLLQSMQETVYEKDQSIASLQEGLRAEKEKSQRLEAEVPQKQEEEKGSDSKILQLQQKLKAALISRKEALKENKSQKEQLASIEKVITELHQKMEAREVELEKLRAERERLIEEVDRTLVENQSLEGSCESLKLAMEGMLTEKDFCKREAESAKEEAARACREWEEKVHGMKDEYETLLKSYENVSDEAERVRRVLEAARQERKELVARARTHEAARQEAERQKEEAQKEVDTVKDKMRKFAKTKQQKIMDLEEENESLREMDEKKGIRREDKALKGELERLKEKFEALKADLNATTAQRDSLEQQVVELREQLVQELEKGDRLAPDKTPISDDVVEETIVAQQSSTVMTKTTQEPVKSQPQDIEPHSQAIESEVAAPETPSVEEMVKTEITEHTQALIDEKLSKMEATLQSERELRQQREAELTAELASLEQRLQESKEKEQTQREEPVKTDMSESEQTVIEGKRREMEAALHSEREQWQESEAELKVGLASLEQLLQESKDKEQSLMEESSKREAQLQELHSSLEVEKDDLEERLMNQLAQLNGSIAGYQQDATDSRERLAELQREVERLERERAELEALAESERDRAARLEEDKRQAQRERAEAEAESGKQRELEQQLKSAQRVKEGSQSRAKQLEELLREKQLEVRQMQKDCIQYQERISEMAREGKALQLGSNDVHKELGQAYLERTKVTDAFKKTEAELSSCKAQLVEAQTEASQAQAERRACEQTALQREAELKAEAEQSLDSVRFRLGAELKQIELRLEESYREREREEDATREAKELADTAERQAQQMQTRLDESLARLAAFSRCMSSLQDDRDRVLDETRQWESRFNSTLQGKEAEVREGETRSRDLAEQLQKETARREELQLTVDRLQKADEQWQLKWEQEEKRLRENQAALEQDREELQKSLAQTETSLADARAQLASLESEAEGLRHRTQVLEEAVGKLQGETNEARSQLKEREAEGRSLGLSMEQLETDLRSSKTLTESLQTELSEKERREVELLGEKEQAVTQAAEESRREADSRAQEAEKELEERREEVRGLADRLRKAEEESSHSKARLDAFTKAMGSLQDDRDRVLGMYKQLEEKHLQVMMEKDALIQEAAAENNSLKEELRSLLVQRDDLHAEKAKLSAQLHGYRDDLTQVLTMKESQHKQLLSGQLERIATLEKEKEELGAKIKSLEGREAFVQAVERETLSQAGDSGNMQVRDAPGAEVEKLREQLQAARTQVEILEESLAKEREVQEARQKELKELRWEGGVTRTESETAAERVAELARDLLTTEQRLLEEREVAGQLRAQNQAFGQAMASLQGSRDQALSQVQELSLRLEEMSRAGGQQTPTMGHGGSTAEVWGLKNALSALQNDRERLLEQLQRQHSELTRLGGGELSRLSQELEEERRRAEEMVDRMRELDNLRQRENQELEILRLEQVDWQAQAEVLKQQTLATLSDRDQQVRQLGAMLEEARATRPKPPEEHHQRQAPVEADLSSKVGVLQSESGPLNELQLREQRITQLSNKLSQVFEENRHLSSQFQGSSQRLDEAESRCTALQRQLQELHEDKRKGTGEVDSAPGAPQQHIGPSESESLRVDFKELQRRLDEEQQYRVAVEEQLMAAQDRLKLINQGEWQSAHEGQFSASETAVLIEPPGGSVTRIRSSSGPGLMRMLRVAFCSRQRTPLLVSLYLLTVHVLLVLCLGGYV, encoded by the exons GCTGCTAGGGAGTCATTGGTCCAGTGTGTGACTGACCCATCTGTGGAAGAAGTGACTGATGCTGATAAAG CCCAAATATTGGCTCTGGAGCAGCAGCTATTGGAGAAAGACCATGAGTTGACTGCCCTGCGAGAGAGTCTTGTGCTGGCTGAAGAGCAGGGCTCAAATGATGCATTCAAGGTAAGCGCTGATCAGATTCTAGACCAGAGTGAGGACACTGCCATGGCCCCCTGCGACAGTCCTACAGTGCTGCCAGACCTCCTAGAAGACACGCGAGAGGAGGACACCACCCTGGTGGCAGAGGATTGCGCAATTCTGTCAGTCTCCGCTGATAACGAGAGCAGTCCAGAGCTCATTGAACCCCAGTCTGACTCTCCCGGAGAATCTAAGGGGGCCTCCTCTGATGAGATGGTCACTAGCAGTGACTCCGAGGTGGCCCACAGCAGCTGGACCCTCCTAGAGGCTGTGAACCAAGATGAAGGTCAGCAGTCGCCTCCCATACTGCAGGGCTTTGGCCAGCTCCAGATGCAATCCTGGGAAGAGAACAGCTCTGAGCAGGAAACATCCACAGTCCAGGTGGAGTCCTCATCAGTCATTATCCGTGAGACTGtgcaggtgcacctcagccagcAGGGGGCGACCCTCTCCGACTTTGCCCCTGGACAGGTGTTTGCCCAGGCCTTGGCAGATGAGCTGCAGAACAGGTACAGTGAGCTCATGGCTGAGCTCCAGAGATTGAGAGAGGCTGCCTCAGAGTCACAGGAGAGAACCCAAGGCCTTGAGGAAGAGATTCGGTCCCTGGCAGCTGCCAAGGATGAGGCGGAGTCCCAGGCCCAGAGATTTGAGGAAGAGCTTCAGTCAGCCAGGTCAGAGATGGACACGGTGGCCCAGCACAGTGGCTCCGAGTTGGAGAGGCAGAGCATGGAGATGCATCTCCTGGAGGAGCAGCTGGCCAGCCTGCAGACAGAAGGCCACTCCAAAGAGCAGAAGATCCAGGCTCTGCAGGCAGACCTGGATGAGGCTCAGCGCTCTCTCTCTGAGCAGGAGGGCCAGGCCAGGATGCTGAGCGCCCAGCTGGAAGAATGGGAGATCACCACCTCTGAGCTGGAGCAGAAGCTCCAAGACATGGAGGCCAGACTGCTGGAGTTCTCCCAGGCTAGGGACATGGCCAAAGCTGTACTGTCTGAGAGGGACACTGAAATTAACGAGCTGCTACTGCGCATCACCCAGAAAGAGCAGGAGATGATGGAGCTGAGCAACGGCATGTCTGCCAAACTGCTCCTGACCAGTGAGGAGAAGTTCCTAATGAGCACTGAGGTCAAGAAACTGAAGGAGCAGATCATTGAACTTGAGAAAGCTGGAGAAAAGGAGAAAGCGACAGGGGAGAGTCATGTAGAGGATGGTGATGAGCTCACTAGTTTGCGAAAGGACAAAGAGGATCTGACAACCCAAGTGACCACCATTAAAAAGAGGTTGCAGGCAGCCCTGGTGCAGCGCAAAGAGCTGATGAAAAAAGTTGCAGAGTTTGAGAAAGATGCAGATCAAAGGAAAGGACAAGTAGGGAAAGCAACGGAGGAAGCCCCTGCAAGTGTACCAGCTTTAGAAAAAGACAGAAAACAAGAGGTTATGGCAATTGAGACTACTTTCGAAGATTTCAGACAAGCCTTGAAGTCCAAAGAAGAGGCCATGGAAGTTTTGGAACAGAAAATCAGCCAGCAGGATCAGGTTTTGGAAGAGACACTTGAAATGAACAGAAGGCTGAGTGAGGGAGCTGAGCAGACTCCAGAGGCTGACACCTCAGCTGAAATCACTGGGTTGCAGTCCCAGGTGGCCTCACTGGAGTCAGATTGCGAAACACTGCAAAAGAAACTGCAGGAGGCCCAGGACTCTCGAAAAGACACTATCTTCAAGGCCAAAGAAAAGGACAGGCACCACCGCGAACAGCTAAAACAGCAAAAGGAAGAGTACAACGGGCTGTTGGAGCGTTTGGAGGAGCAGATTGGTGAACGAGATGGGCTGTTGACTAGACTGAGCGAGCTCGAGGAACTGCAGGCACAGAAAGAGGTGAGCACAGAGAAGGAAGTACATGCTGAGCTGGAGGCCAACGCTGCAGTGGAGAAGATTGAGAAGCCAGCTTCAGGAGATTGGGTCCAGGAAGACTGGGTGGAATTTGCAGCTCCTGAGAATGaagcacaacaacaacaaggtgATAATCCAATTACCAGTGCCGAGGAACCCTCTCAGCTACTTTCAGCTGACATTGAGGCCTTATTACAAGCTCTGAAAGAAGAGGTCCAGGCTGAGAAGGCATCTTGTACAGAGTTGGAGGGCCAACTGCAGGAGAGCCAGGCTAGCCTGTCACTCAGGGAAAGTGAGCTTCTAGTGCTGGGCAAAGAGTTGCAGGccctgagagagaaggagagccagATTGAACATGTCTATGAGGAGTTGGAGGCTCTGAGGGAGAAGTGTCTACAGGCTCAGACCTATGCAGAAGCTGTGAAAGCAGAGTTGGAGGCTGCGGCCAAGGGAGCCGCCTCAGACTCCGCTGAGTCCACCATTGCCACCCTGCAGACAGAGGTGGAGGAATTCAAGCAGTTCCTGAGCAACAAGAACGATGAGATCATGGAGCTTAGCCAGCAGCTGGGTGAGCAAAGCTCCCTCCTCCAGTCCATGCAAGAGACAGTGTATGAGAAGGACCAGTCGATCGCCTCCCTGCAGGAAGGCCTGAGAGCAGAGAAGGAAAAGAGCCAGAGACTGGAGGCCGAGGTCCCCCAGAAGCAGGAGGAAGAGAAAGGCAGCGACTCCAAGATCCTGCAGCTTCAGCAGAAGCTCAAGGCCGCCCTTATCTCCCGCAAAGAGGCCCTCAAAGAGAACAAAAGCCAGAAAGAACAGTTGGCCTCCATTGAGAAAGTCATCACTGAACTGCATCAGAAGATGGAGGCTAGAGAAGTCGAGCTGGAGAAGctgagagcagaaagagagaggctgatagAGGAGGTTGATCGGACCTTGGTGGAGAACCAGAGCCTTGAGGGGTCCTGCGAGAGCCTCAAGCTGGCCATGGAGGGTATGTTGACAGAGAAAGACTTCTGTAAAAGAGAGGCAGAGTCTGCCAAAGAGGAGGCTGCTCGGGCATGCAGAGAATGGGAGGAGAAGGTGCATGGGATGAAGGATGAGTATGAGACTCTGCTAAAGTCCTATGAGAACGTGAGTGATGAGGCAGAGCGTGTGAGACGTGTGCTGGAAGCTGCTAGACAGGAGAGGAAGGAGCTTGTTGCTAGAGCCAGGACCCACGAGGCAGCCAGGCAGGAGGCTGAACGGCAGAAAGAAGAGGCCCAGAAAGAGGTGGACACTGTCAAAGACAAGATGAGGAAGTTTGCCAAGACCAAGCAGCAGAAAATAATGGATTTAGAGGAGGAGAACGAGAGTCTCAGAGAGATGGATGAAAAGAAAGGAATAAGAAGGGAGGACAAGGCACTCAAAGGAGAACTTGAAAGACTCAAAGAGAAGTTTGAGGCTCTGAAAGCTGATTTGAATGCCACTACGGCACAGAGGGACTCCTTAGAACAGCAAGTTGTTGAGTTGAGGGAGCAACTAGTCCAAGAGCTAGAGAAAGGGGACAGATTAGCTCCAGATAAAACCCCCATCTCTGATGATGTAGTGGAGGAGACCATTGTTGCCCAGCAGTCTAGTACAGTCATGACTAAAACTACCCAAGAGCCAGTTAAGAGCCAGCCTCAGGACATAGAGCCACATAGCCAGGCCATAGAGTCTGAGGTAGCTGCACCTGAAACGCCCTCTGTTGAGGAGATGGTGAAGACCGAAATAACTGAACATACACAGGCCCTAATTGATGAGAAATTGAGCAAAATGGAGGCAACCCTACAGTCAGAGAGGGAACTGAGGCAACAGCGCGAGGCTGAACTCACTGCTGAGCTGGCCTCTCTGGAGCAGCGCCTTCAGGAGAGTAAAGAGAAGGAACAGACCCAGAGGGAGGAGCCAGTGAAGACGGACATGTCTGAAAGTGAACAGACCGTAATTGAGGGAAAACGGAGGGAAATGGAGGCAGCCCTACATTCAGAGAGGGAACAGTGGCAAGAGAGTGAGGCTGAACTTAAGGTTGGACTAGCCTCTCTGGAGCAGCTCCTTCAGGAGAGTAAAGATAAGGAACAGAGCCTGATGGAAGAGAGCTCTAAAAGGGAGGCCCAACTCCAGGAGCTCCACAGCAGCCTGGAGGTAGAGAAGGACGACCTAGAGGAGCGTCTGATGAACCAGCTGGCCCAGCTGAATGGCAGCATCGCCGGCTACCAGCAGGACGCGACAGACAGCCGGGAGCGTCTTGCGGAGCtgcagagggaggtggagagactGGAGAGGGAGCGGGCTGAACTGGAAGCCCTGGCCGAGAGCGAGAGGGACCGGGCAGCCAGGCTGGAGGAGGACAAGAGGCAGGCCCAGAGAGAGCGGGCCGAGGCAGAGGCAGAGTCAGGGAAGCAGAGGGAGCTGGAGCAGCAGCTGAAGTCCGCCCAGAGGGTGAAAGAGGGCAGCCAGAGCCGGGCAAAGCAGCTGGAGGAGCTGCTGAGAGAGAAGCAGCTGGAGGTGCGCCAGATGCAGAAGGACTGCATCCAGTACCAGGAAAGGATCAGTGAGATGGCCAGGGAGGGCAAGGCTTTGCAACTGGGCAGCAACGACGTCCACAAAGAGCTTGGGCAAGCCTATCTGGAGAGGACCAAAGTCACAGACGCTTTTAAGAAGACTGAGGCTGAGCTATCTAGCTGCAAAGCCCAGCTGGTTGAGGCCCAGACAGAGGCCAGCCAGGCCCAAGCTGAGAGGAGAGCCTGTGAGCAGACCGCTctacagagagaggctgagttgAAAGCAGAGGCAGAGCAGAGCCTGGACTCTGTGAGGTTCAGGCTGGGAGCCGAGCTGAAGCAGATTGAGCTGAGGTTGGAGGAGTCTTaccgggagagggagagagaggaggatgccACCCGGGAGGCAAAAGAGCTAGCTGACACCGCTGAGAGACAGGCCCAGCAGATGCAGACCCGCCTGGATGAGTCTCTGGCCCGACTGGCTGCCTTCTCGCGCTGTATGTCCTCCCTGCAGGACGACAGGGACCGCGTGCTGGATGAGACCCGGCAGTGGGAGAGTCGCTTCAACAGCACCCTCCAGGGGAAGGAGGCCGAGGTGCGGGAGGGAGAGACCCGGTCCAGAGATCTGGCTGAACAGCTGCAGAAAGAGACCGCTCGGAGAGAAGAGCTACAGCTTACAGTGGACAG ACTGCAGAAAGCAGACGAGCAGTGGCAGCTGAAATGGGAGCAGGAAGAGAAGAGGCTCCGTGAGAACCAGGCTGCCCTGGAGCAGGACAGGGAGGAGCTTCAGAAGTCCCTAGCCCAGACCGAGACCTCCCTGGCTGACGCTCGCGCCCAGCTGGCCTCCCTGGAGAGCGAGGCGGAGGGGCTCCGCCACAGAACCCAGGTCCTGGAAGAGGCAGTTGGGAAGCTGCAGGGAGAGACCAACGAGGCCAGGTCCCAGCTGAAGGAGAGGGAAGCAGAGGGGAGAAGTCTGGGCCTGAGCATGGAACAACTGGAGACAGACCTGCGCTCCTCCAAGACCCTGACAGAGAGCCTGCAGACAGAGctgagtgagaaggagaggagagaggtggagctgCTGGGGGAGAAGGAGCAAGCCGTGACCCAG GCTGCAGAGGAGTCCAGGAGGGAGGCTGACTCCAGGGCCCAGGAGGCTGagaaggagctggaggagaggagagaggaggtgcgGGGTCTGGCGGACCGGCTGCGGAaggcagaggaggagagcagCCACAGCAAAGCCAGGCTGGACGCCTTCACCAAGGCCATGGGCTCTTTACAGGACGACAGAGACAGAGTACTTGGCATGTACAAACAGCTGGAGGAGAAACATCTGCAG GTGATGATGGAAAAGGACGCTCTGATCCAGGAGGCTGCTGCGGAGAATAACAGTCTGAAGGAGGAGCTGCGCTCCCTATTGGTCCAGAGGGATGACCTCCATGCAGAGAAGGCCAAGCTATCTGCCCAGCTTCATGGCTACAGGGACGATCTTACCCAGGTCCTCACCATGAAGGAGTCCCAGCACAAGCAGCTCTTGTCCGGCCAGCTTGAGCGCATCGCTACCCTGGAGAAGGAGAAAGAAGAGCTAGGGGCTAAGATCAAGAGCCTGGAGGGACGGGAGGCTTTCGTTCAGGCGGTGGAGAGGGAGACCCTCAGCCAGGCTGGTGATAGTGGAAACATGCAGGTGAGAGACGCTCCCGGGGCGGAGGTAGAGAAGCTGAGGGAGCAGCTGCAGGCTGCCAGGACCCAGGTGGAGATCCTGGAGGAGAGCCTTGCCAAGGAAAGAGAGGTGCAGGAGGCTCGGCAGAAGGAGCTGAAAGAACTGCGTTGGGAGGGAGGGGTGACGCGGACGGAGTCGGAGACAGCGGCCGAGAGGGTGGCCGAGCTGGCCCGAGACCTGCTGACCACGGAGCAGaggctgctggaggagagggaggtggccGGCCAGCTCCGGGCCCAGAACCAGGCGTTCGGCCAGGCCATGGCGTCACTGCAGGGCAGCAGGGATCAGGCACTCAGCCAGGTCCAGGAACTCAGCCTCAGACTGGAGGAGATGAGCAGGGCAGGGGGCCAGCAGACACCCACCATGGGCCATGGAGGATCCACTGCAGAGGTGTGGGGACTGAAGAACGCCCTGTCAGCCCTGCAGAACGACAGGGAGAGACTG TTGGAACAGCTGCAGCGGCAGCACTCAGAGCTCACTCGACTGGGAGGAGGAGAGCTGTCTAGACTCAGCCAGGagctagaggaggagaggaggagggctgaGGAGATGGTGGACAGGATGAGGGAGCTGGACAACCTGAGGCAGAGGGAGAACCAGGAACTAGAAATTCTCAG GCTGGAGCAGGTTGACTGGCAGGCCCAGGCAGAGGTCCTGAAGCAGCAGACCCTAGCCACCCTCTCAGACCGTGACCAGCAGGTGCGCCAGCTCGGTGCCATGTTGGAGGAGGCCCGCGCCACCAGGCCCAAACCACCGGAGGAACACCACCAGAGACAG GCACCTGTTGAGGCAGACCTGTCATCTAAAGTAGGGGTCCTTCAATCAGAGAGTGGCCCGCTGAATGAGCTTCAGCTGCGAGAGCAGCGGATTACACAGCTCAGTAATAAg ctCTCGCAGGTGTTTGAGGAGAACCGCCATCTCTCCTCCCAGTTCCAAGGCAGTTCCCAGAGGCTGGACGAGGCCGAGAGCCGCTGCACTGCCCTCCAGAGGCAGCTCCAGGAACTGCATGAAGACAAGCGCAAG GGGACAGGGGAAGTGGACAGTGCCCCCGGAGCTCCTCAGCAGCACATTGGCCCTTCAGAGAGCGAGAGCCTCAGGGTGGATTTTAAAGAACTTCAGCGCAG ACTGGATGAAGAGCAGCAGTATCGGGTGGCTGTGGAGGAGCAGCTAATGGCTGCCCAGGACCGCCTCAAACT GATCAACCAGGGTGAATGGCAGTCGGCCCACGAAGGGCAGTTCTCTGCTTCTGAGACAGCTGTCCTCATTGAGCCACCAGGAGGCTCTGTTACCCGA ATTCGGAGCAGCAGCGGGCCAGGCCTGATGAGAATGCTGCGCGTGGCCTTCTGCTCTCGCCAGCGCACACCCCTGCTGGTGTCCCTCTACCTGCTCACCGTGCACGTGCTGCTAGTGCTCTGCCTGGGGGGTTACGTTTAG